From the genome of Canis lupus familiaris isolate Mischka breed German Shepherd chromosome 8, alternate assembly UU_Cfam_GSD_1.0, whole genome shotgun sequence, one region includes:
- the SERPINA11 gene encoding serpin A11: protein MGPVWLWLLGAGILPSVHCQPFSAHGDKSLGVPHAPRDHLSSPDPAYHKITPTITNFALHLYKQLAAETSGNIFFSPVSISTSLALLSLGAQVNTSTQILEGLGFNLTETPEADIHRGFQSLIHTLDLPSSKLELKVGNSLFLDKQLKPQQHFLDTIRELYGAFAFSANFTDSATTRRQINEYVRKQTYGQVADGLQEFTQDTLMVLLNYIFFKAKWKHPFSRYQTQKQESFSVNERTSLHIPMMHQKEMHRFLYDQEMACTVLQIEYSGNAMALLILPDPGKMEQVEAALQPETLRKWDQWLLPSLLDLHLPRFSISGTYNLEEILPLIGLTNIFNLEADLSGITEQLNKTISRVSHKATVDMNVWGTRAGAASSLLSQPQALNATLASQARFNRPFLVLLWEMTTQSLLFLGKVVNPAAG from the exons ATGGGTCCAGTTTGGCTGTGGCTGCTGGGAGCAGGGATCCTGCCCTCTGTACACTGTCAGCCCTTTTCTGCCCATGGAGATAAGAGTCTGGGGGTGCCTCACGCTCCCAGGGATCATCTCTCCTCGCCCGACCCCGCCTACCACAAAATCACACCCACCATCACCAACTTTGCCTTGCATCTGTACAAGCAGCTGGCCGCAGAAACCTCAGGAAACATCTTCTTTTCCCCTGTGAGCATCTCTACCTCGTTGGCCCTGCTCTCTCTTGGGGCCCAAGTTAACACCTCAACTCAGATCTTGGAAGGCCTTGGCTTCAACCTCACGGAGACCCCAGAGGCTGACATCCACCGTGGTTTCCAGAGCCTCATCCATACCCTTGACCTGCCCAGTTCCAAACTTGAACTGAAAGTAGGCAACTCCTTGTTCCTGGACAAGCAACTAAAGCCTCAGCAGCACTTTTTGGACACTATCAGGGAGCTGTATGGAGCTTTTGCTTTTTCTGCCAACTTCACGGATTCCGCCACAACCAGGAGGCAGATTAATGAGTACGTGAGAAAGCAGACGTATGGGCAGGTGGCGGATGGCCTCCAGGAGTTCACGCAAGACACGCTCATGGTTCTCTTGAATTACATCTTCTTCAAAG CCAAGTGGAAGCATCCTTTCAGTCGCTACCAGACCCAGAAGCAAGAGAGTTTCTCTGTGAATGAGAGGACTTCCCTCCACATCCCCATGATGCACCAAAAGGAAATGCACAGATTCCTCTATGACCAAGAAATGGCTTGCACTGTCCTCCAGATAGAATACAGTGGAAATGCCATGGCTCTGCTGATCCTACCTGACCCAGGAAAAATGGAGCAGGTGGAGGCAGCTCTGCAGCCAGAGACCCTGAGAAAATGGGATCAGTGGCTTTTGCCCAG CCTGCTGGATTTACATCTGCCAaggttttccatttctggaaCATATAATCTTGAAGAAATACTTCCCCTCATTGGCCTCACCAACATCTTCAACTTAGAAGCTGACTTATCAGGAATCACTGAGCAGCTCAACAAAACCATCTCCCGG GTGTCACACAAGGCAACAGTGGACATGAATGTGTGGGGAACCAGGGCAGGGGctgcctccagcctcctctcccagccccaggccctgaaTGCAACATTGGCCTCACAGGCTCGTTTCAATAGGCCTTTCCTGGTGCTCCTGTGGGAGATGACCACTCAGAGCTTGCTCTTCCTCGGC